The following are from one region of the Silurus meridionalis isolate SWU-2019-XX chromosome 25, ASM1480568v1, whole genome shotgun sequence genome:
- the pax8 gene encoding paired box protein Pax-8 isoform X1, with product MTFMFIHPLSPPGHGGLNQLGGMFVNGRPLPEVIRQRIVDMAHQGVRPCDISRQLRVSHGCVSKILGRYYETGSIKPGVIGGSKPKVATPKVVDKIAEYKRQNPTMFAWEIRDRLLAEGVCDSDTVPSVSSINRIIRTKVQQPFNLPLESKSLSPGHTLIPSSAVTPPESPQSDSLGSTYSISGLLGIPQASSDGKRSHDDSDQESCRHSVDSQGSGGGPRKQLRPEHFSSQHLDCGFERHHYASDAFGSAPAGKTEQSLYSLSLLNGSLEEGKSSLATSSATIGRNLATHQGYAVVTDAIQPLPICLKQEMSPDGASSSPSPNIIANSAFLEMGTISSQSAVANGSSSSMHFSHAFNSFPHHAPVYGQFGSQSLITGRDMVSSTLPGYPPHIPSAGQTSYSSSAITGMVAGAEYSGQTYTHSPYTAYSDAWRFTNSGILGSPYYYSSASRTAPPTTTAYDHL from the exons ATGACATTTATGTTTATTCATCCCCTCTCTCCCCCAGGGCATGGGGGTCTTAATCAACTAGGCGGCATGTTTGTAAATGGACGTCCGCTCCCGGAGGTCATCCGGCAGCGCATTGTGGACATGGCTCACCAGGGTGTTCGGCCCTGTGACATCTCCCGTCAGCTGCGGGTCAGCCATGGCTGCGTCAGCAAGATCCTGGGAAG ATACTATGAGACAGGAAGCATTAAACCTGGAGTGATTGGTGGTTCGAAGCCAAAGGTGGCTACGCCTAAAGTGGTGGACAAGATAGCAGAGTACAAGCGGCAGAATCCCACCATGTTCGCCTGGGAGATCCGAGACAGGCTCCTGGCTGAAGGAGTGTGTGACAGTGACACGGTGCCCAGCGTCAGCTCAATAAACAG GATCATTCGAACCAAGGTGCAACAGCCATTCAACCTGCCCTTGGAGAGCAAAAGTCTCAGTCCAGGTCACACATTAA TTCCAAGTTCAGCGGTCACCCCTCCCGAGTCGCCTCAGTCCGACTCTCTGGGTTCCACCTACTCCATTAGTGGCCTGCTGGGTATTCCACAGGCCAGCTCGGACGGCAAGAGGAGTCATGACGACA GTGACCAGGAGAGCTGTCGGCACAGCGTGGACTCTCAGGGTAGTGGTGGTGGACCAAGGAAGCAGCTGAGGCCTGAACATTTCTCATCTCAGCACCTGGACTGTGGCTTTGAGCGGCACCACTACGCCTCTGACGCGTTCGGTTCTGCTCCCGCTGGCAAGACTGAACAG TCCCTgtactccctctctctcctcaaTGGAAGTCTAGAAGAAGGCAAGAGCAGCCTTGCAACATCCAGCGCCACCATTGGAAGAAATCTAGCAACACACCAGGGCTATGCGGTTGTGACAG ATGCCATACAGCCCCTTCCCATCTGCCTGAAACAGGAAATGTCACCGGATGGGGCCAGCTCGAGCCCCTCGCCCAACATTATAGCCAATTCGGCTTTTTTGGAAATGGGCACCATTTCATCTCAATCGGCAGTGGCCAACGGTAGCAGCAGCTCCATGCATTTCTCTCATGCCTTCAACTCATTTCCACATCATGCACCAGTCTATGGCCAGTTCGGCAGCCAGTCTCTCatcacag ggCGAGACATGGTGAGCTCTACCCTGCCTGGATATCCTCCACACATCCCATCAGCCGGACAGACAAGTTACTCATCCTCGGCCATCACGGGAATGGTAGCAG GTGCTGAGTACTCGGGCCAGACCTACACACACTCGCCGTACACAGCTTACAGTGACGCATGGAGATTCACTAACTCGGGCATACTAG GGTCACCATATTACTACAGCTCCGCCTCTCGTACAGCTCCACCCACCACCACTGCATATGATCACCTTTAG
- the pax8 gene encoding paired box protein Pax-8 isoform X3 has protein sequence MSNTTGRGGMFVNGRPLPEVIRQRIVDMAHQGVRPCDISRQLRVSHGCVSKILGRYYETGSIKPGVIGGSKPKVATPKVVDKIAEYKRQNPTMFAWEIRDRLLAEGVCDSDTVPSVSSINRIIRTKVQQPFNLPLESKSLSPGHTLIPSSAVTPPESPQSDSLGSTYSISGLLGIPQASSDGKRSHDDSDQESCRHSVDSQGSGGGPRKQLRPEHFSSQHLDCGFERHHYASDAFGSAPAGKTEQSLYSLSLLNGSLEEGKSSLATSSATIGRNLATHQGYAVVTDAIQPLPICLKQEMSPDGASSSPSPNIIANSAFLEMGTISSQSAVANGSSSSMHFSHAFNSFPHHAPVYGQFGSQSLITGRDMVSSTLPGYPPHIPSAGQTSYSSSAITGMVAGAEYSGQTYTHSPYTAYSDAWRFTNSGILGSPYYYSSASRTAPPTTTAYDHL, from the exons ATGTCCAACACAACTGGCAGAG GCGGCATGTTTGTAAATGGACGTCCGCTCCCGGAGGTCATCCGGCAGCGCATTGTGGACATGGCTCACCAGGGTGTTCGGCCCTGTGACATCTCCCGTCAGCTGCGGGTCAGCCATGGCTGCGTCAGCAAGATCCTGGGAAG ATACTATGAGACAGGAAGCATTAAACCTGGAGTGATTGGTGGTTCGAAGCCAAAGGTGGCTACGCCTAAAGTGGTGGACAAGATAGCAGAGTACAAGCGGCAGAATCCCACCATGTTCGCCTGGGAGATCCGAGACAGGCTCCTGGCTGAAGGAGTGTGTGACAGTGACACGGTGCCCAGCGTCAGCTCAATAAACAG GATCATTCGAACCAAGGTGCAACAGCCATTCAACCTGCCCTTGGAGAGCAAAAGTCTCAGTCCAGGTCACACATTAA TTCCAAGTTCAGCGGTCACCCCTCCCGAGTCGCCTCAGTCCGACTCTCTGGGTTCCACCTACTCCATTAGTGGCCTGCTGGGTATTCCACAGGCCAGCTCGGACGGCAAGAGGAGTCATGACGACA GTGACCAGGAGAGCTGTCGGCACAGCGTGGACTCTCAGGGTAGTGGTGGTGGACCAAGGAAGCAGCTGAGGCCTGAACATTTCTCATCTCAGCACCTGGACTGTGGCTTTGAGCGGCACCACTACGCCTCTGACGCGTTCGGTTCTGCTCCCGCTGGCAAGACTGAACAG TCCCTgtactccctctctctcctcaaTGGAAGTCTAGAAGAAGGCAAGAGCAGCCTTGCAACATCCAGCGCCACCATTGGAAGAAATCTAGCAACACACCAGGGCTATGCGGTTGTGACAG ATGCCATACAGCCCCTTCCCATCTGCCTGAAACAGGAAATGTCACCGGATGGGGCCAGCTCGAGCCCCTCGCCCAACATTATAGCCAATTCGGCTTTTTTGGAAATGGGCACCATTTCATCTCAATCGGCAGTGGCCAACGGTAGCAGCAGCTCCATGCATTTCTCTCATGCCTTCAACTCATTTCCACATCATGCACCAGTCTATGGCCAGTTCGGCAGCCAGTCTCTCatcacag ggCGAGACATGGTGAGCTCTACCCTGCCTGGATATCCTCCACACATCCCATCAGCCGGACAGACAAGTTACTCATCCTCGGCCATCACGGGAATGGTAGCAG GTGCTGAGTACTCGGGCCAGACCTACACACACTCGCCGTACACAGCTTACAGTGACGCATGGAGATTCACTAACTCGGGCATACTAG GGTCACCATATTACTACAGCTCCGCCTCTCGTACAGCTCCACCCACCACCACTGCATATGATCACCTTTAG
- the pax8 gene encoding paired box protein Pax-8 isoform X4, with protein sequence MFVNGRPLPEVIRQRIVDMAHQGVRPCDISRQLRVSHGCVSKILGRYYETGSIKPGVIGGSKPKVATPKVVDKIAEYKRQNPTMFAWEIRDRLLAEGVCDSDTVPSVSSINRIIRTKVQQPFNLPLESKSLSPGHTLIPSSAVTPPESPQSDSLGSTYSISGLLGIPQASSDGKRSHDDSDQESCRHSVDSQGSGGGPRKQLRPEHFSSQHLDCGFERHHYASDAFGSAPAGKTEQSLYSLSLLNGSLEEGKSSLATSSATIGRNLATHQGYAVVTDAIQPLPICLKQEMSPDGASSSPSPNIIANSAFLEMGTISSQSAVANGSSSSMHFSHAFNSFPHHAPVYGQFGSQSLITGRDMVSSTLPGYPPHIPSAGQTSYSSSAITGMVAGAEYSGQTYTHSPYTAYSDAWRFTNSGILGSPYYYSSASRTAPPTTTAYDHL encoded by the exons ATGTTTGTAAATGGACGTCCGCTCCCGGAGGTCATCCGGCAGCGCATTGTGGACATGGCTCACCAGGGTGTTCGGCCCTGTGACATCTCCCGTCAGCTGCGGGTCAGCCATGGCTGCGTCAGCAAGATCCTGGGAAG ATACTATGAGACAGGAAGCATTAAACCTGGAGTGATTGGTGGTTCGAAGCCAAAGGTGGCTACGCCTAAAGTGGTGGACAAGATAGCAGAGTACAAGCGGCAGAATCCCACCATGTTCGCCTGGGAGATCCGAGACAGGCTCCTGGCTGAAGGAGTGTGTGACAGTGACACGGTGCCCAGCGTCAGCTCAATAAACAG GATCATTCGAACCAAGGTGCAACAGCCATTCAACCTGCCCTTGGAGAGCAAAAGTCTCAGTCCAGGTCACACATTAA TTCCAAGTTCAGCGGTCACCCCTCCCGAGTCGCCTCAGTCCGACTCTCTGGGTTCCACCTACTCCATTAGTGGCCTGCTGGGTATTCCACAGGCCAGCTCGGACGGCAAGAGGAGTCATGACGACA GTGACCAGGAGAGCTGTCGGCACAGCGTGGACTCTCAGGGTAGTGGTGGTGGACCAAGGAAGCAGCTGAGGCCTGAACATTTCTCATCTCAGCACCTGGACTGTGGCTTTGAGCGGCACCACTACGCCTCTGACGCGTTCGGTTCTGCTCCCGCTGGCAAGACTGAACAG TCCCTgtactccctctctctcctcaaTGGAAGTCTAGAAGAAGGCAAGAGCAGCCTTGCAACATCCAGCGCCACCATTGGAAGAAATCTAGCAACACACCAGGGCTATGCGGTTGTGACAG ATGCCATACAGCCCCTTCCCATCTGCCTGAAACAGGAAATGTCACCGGATGGGGCCAGCTCGAGCCCCTCGCCCAACATTATAGCCAATTCGGCTTTTTTGGAAATGGGCACCATTTCATCTCAATCGGCAGTGGCCAACGGTAGCAGCAGCTCCATGCATTTCTCTCATGCCTTCAACTCATTTCCACATCATGCACCAGTCTATGGCCAGTTCGGCAGCCAGTCTCTCatcacag ggCGAGACATGGTGAGCTCTACCCTGCCTGGATATCCTCCACACATCCCATCAGCCGGACAGACAAGTTACTCATCCTCGGCCATCACGGGAATGGTAGCAG GTGCTGAGTACTCGGGCCAGACCTACACACACTCGCCGTACACAGCTTACAGTGACGCATGGAGATTCACTAACTCGGGCATACTAG GGTCACCATATTACTACAGCTCCGCCTCTCGTACAGCTCCACCCACCACCACTGCATATGATCACCTTTAG
- the pax8 gene encoding paired box protein Pax-8 isoform X2, giving the protein MSNTTGRGHGGLNQLGGMFVNGRPLPEVIRQRIVDMAHQGVRPCDISRQLRVSHGCVSKILGRYYETGSIKPGVIGGSKPKVATPKVVDKIAEYKRQNPTMFAWEIRDRLLAEGVCDSDTVPSVSSINRIIRTKVQQPFNLPLESKSLSPGHTLIPSSAVTPPESPQSDSLGSTYSISGLLGIPQASSDGKRSHDDSDQESCRHSVDSQGSGGGPRKQLRPEHFSSQHLDCGFERHHYASDAFGSAPAGKTEQSLYSLSLLNGSLEEGKSSLATSSATIGRNLATHQGYAVVTDAIQPLPICLKQEMSPDGASSSPSPNIIANSAFLEMGTISSQSAVANGSSSSMHFSHAFNSFPHHAPVYGQFGSQSLITGRDMVSSTLPGYPPHIPSAGQTSYSSSAITGMVAGAEYSGQTYTHSPYTAYSDAWRFTNSGILGSPYYYSSASRTAPPTTTAYDHL; this is encoded by the exons ATGTCCAACACAACTGGCAGAG GGCATGGGGGTCTTAATCAACTAGGCGGCATGTTTGTAAATGGACGTCCGCTCCCGGAGGTCATCCGGCAGCGCATTGTGGACATGGCTCACCAGGGTGTTCGGCCCTGTGACATCTCCCGTCAGCTGCGGGTCAGCCATGGCTGCGTCAGCAAGATCCTGGGAAG ATACTATGAGACAGGAAGCATTAAACCTGGAGTGATTGGTGGTTCGAAGCCAAAGGTGGCTACGCCTAAAGTGGTGGACAAGATAGCAGAGTACAAGCGGCAGAATCCCACCATGTTCGCCTGGGAGATCCGAGACAGGCTCCTGGCTGAAGGAGTGTGTGACAGTGACACGGTGCCCAGCGTCAGCTCAATAAACAG GATCATTCGAACCAAGGTGCAACAGCCATTCAACCTGCCCTTGGAGAGCAAAAGTCTCAGTCCAGGTCACACATTAA TTCCAAGTTCAGCGGTCACCCCTCCCGAGTCGCCTCAGTCCGACTCTCTGGGTTCCACCTACTCCATTAGTGGCCTGCTGGGTATTCCACAGGCCAGCTCGGACGGCAAGAGGAGTCATGACGACA GTGACCAGGAGAGCTGTCGGCACAGCGTGGACTCTCAGGGTAGTGGTGGTGGACCAAGGAAGCAGCTGAGGCCTGAACATTTCTCATCTCAGCACCTGGACTGTGGCTTTGAGCGGCACCACTACGCCTCTGACGCGTTCGGTTCTGCTCCCGCTGGCAAGACTGAACAG TCCCTgtactccctctctctcctcaaTGGAAGTCTAGAAGAAGGCAAGAGCAGCCTTGCAACATCCAGCGCCACCATTGGAAGAAATCTAGCAACACACCAGGGCTATGCGGTTGTGACAG ATGCCATACAGCCCCTTCCCATCTGCCTGAAACAGGAAATGTCACCGGATGGGGCCAGCTCGAGCCCCTCGCCCAACATTATAGCCAATTCGGCTTTTTTGGAAATGGGCACCATTTCATCTCAATCGGCAGTGGCCAACGGTAGCAGCAGCTCCATGCATTTCTCTCATGCCTTCAACTCATTTCCACATCATGCACCAGTCTATGGCCAGTTCGGCAGCCAGTCTCTCatcacag ggCGAGACATGGTGAGCTCTACCCTGCCTGGATATCCTCCACACATCCCATCAGCCGGACAGACAAGTTACTCATCCTCGGCCATCACGGGAATGGTAGCAG GTGCTGAGTACTCGGGCCAGACCTACACACACTCGCCGTACACAGCTTACAGTGACGCATGGAGATTCACTAACTCGGGCATACTAG GGTCACCATATTACTACAGCTCCGCCTCTCGTACAGCTCCACCCACCACCACTGCATATGATCACCTTTAG